The sequence below is a genomic window from Cryptococcus neoformans var. neoformans B-3501A chromosome 8, whole genome shotgun sequence.
TTCACCCCCATAAGCCATAGCttgcaaaggaaaaggtttATGGCGACGGACGTTGTGTCATCTGTGAACAACGTGACCGGCTTGCTTTTCATTTGTCGACTTGATTGCCCACCATTCAGTCAGTCATCGGCGCTTAATCCAGCCTGGAAATCCGTTATCGAAGAGTCATTGCTTGTACTGTAGTAAGTGGAAAAAAGTTAGTTGGTTCGATTCGAAGCTGTAAGGAAACGAACGGGTTGGATTCCACGCGGGAATACCAAAGAAACGGCCATGTTAGACGAATGGCTCTATTGGAAGACTCTGTCTTTCAACAGACCTCTCTTTTAAATTAAACTGCTTCTTCTGTGATGTGAAACGCCACGTCTTTTGCGGTGTCTGATTGAACTTTTTGGCTCTTTATGCCGGGACTCAAAAGCATGTGCGGTGTCGTCTGAAGACAACTCATTTCACGACAGTTTTACTAAAGCGAGGACCGACGCGTGAGGCCCCTCATCGTCTGTGGTCATCAATCAACGAATCGCGTCGCGTCGATATGAGAGAAAATCTGCGGATGTAAAAAGTTGAACGATGCATGAGCGACAAACGACAGGCTATTTTCGTTCGGTGGCTGCGAATCGCGGGTCGCGTAGCCGGAAGTACCTAGGCACACATCAGGGTGATGGCAGTTGAGCAGCAGCCAAAAGTGCAGAGGAATGCCACGTGCTGGGCGAGTTAAATCCCTGAAAGGTCAAACAGTAGGAACATTTTTAGGAACCGTAACGCCGACGCGTTAATGGGTTTAAATTGAGACTGCCCATACAAAAGCAAGCACGGCCCTTTGtcacctcctccatccatcaattgtccttccttcctcacacAGGTATATATACGGCCTGCCTGTctgccatcctctccttctcgcttTCCCGCCACCCGCCTCCATCCAGCCgcctccctctcctcgccAGCGCGGTAACCACAGCTACTTCAGCATCTTTGGGTAAATCCAGGTGATaacccatccttctttacAAGTATTGTTATAAATACGACCGCGCAGAGCGCATTACAACTCATCCACCCAATAAACAAACAACCATGCTCGCATCCATTATTGCTGCTCTCCCCCTCCTtgctttcctccctctttccaGCGCTCACGCCGTCTCGGATGGTGTCGCCCTTGAGTCCAGATTATGGTACGAACGCGCTGCCGCTGCTCTCTCCTCCGAGGCCGAAGCGGCGGGCGTCCCCAGTGGTCTCCGATCCAGGGCTCACACGTCCGGCTTGCGTCGTCGTGCTTCTCGACATCATAGTGAAGCTGGCCAAAAGCTCGTAAGGCGTAAGAAGGAGACTACTCAGAAACGTGacggggaaaagaagaagaagaagaggtctTGCAAGGCTAAAACGACTGGTCTTGGTGCCGCTGCTACTgcgtcttcatcctctgtgAGCGAGGAAGTCGCTTCCAGCGCAGCTACGGTGTCCAATTCTCTTGGTGCGGTTGCCAACGCTGCTACAGCTGGTATTAGCTCGCAGGCCGAGTCTAGCGCGGtgtcgtcttcctcttctaaCGCCGCCCACGTCACCAACTACGCTCCTACTcccacctcttctgctgcgggctccaccatcaccgattctgcttctgctgtTGCCGATGCTTGGTCGCCTGAAATTTCTATCGGTCTCTCTGCTAACGCGTCCATCGACATTCTCACCACTTACACTGTCCCCGATTCTGCTACCACCGCTCCTACCATCGCTCCCAGTGCGTCTGCCTCGACTACCTCTTCAGCGGCCAACTCTTCTACATCTGAGCTTTCCAgcgagcttcttccttgggGTCACGGTATTTCCAGTTGGACTACTTCTGGTGGTCTCCTCTCTTGTACGTTCTTTCGCTCCCTTACTTCTAATTTTGTTAATGAGTCATGTAGACGATGCTGCCCTTAAGCCTCTAACTGCTGGTAAACTTCCCGATACTGGTAACGCTCCCGATGGTACCTCAGCTCTCTGTGCCAACTTCCCCGCTGGTTCTTATGGTCTCACCAATTCTGGTTTCTCTTTCTATTCTTCAGGTGCCCACTCTGGTGTCGAGGTCGATAGCGCTCGTGAGGTCGCCCTTTCTTATGCTGTCTACTTTGAGGAAGGTTTTGGCTTCAACAAGGGTGGGAAAATGCCCGGCCTTTACGGCGGAACTAGCTTGTCTGAGGCTAAGAGCTGCAGTGGCGGTCGAACGACTGACAGGGGAAGCTGTTTCTCAGCAAGGTTGATGTGGAGGACTGATGGTGCCGGTGAAATTTATGACTACTTGCCTGTTTCTTACACTGGCACCGACGACGGTTACGGCGAGTCCAGTAAGTACCATTTGCATCCTGTCGACGTTCCAGGACTAATCCCCGCTTAGTTGACCGAGGAGCTTTCACCTGGGCTACCGGCCGATGGCAAACCGTTGCTATGCGAGTCAAGCTCAATGACGTTGGACAAGCAAACGGCGAGCAAGAACTTTTTGTTGATGGCCAGAGCGTGATCAACATTTCTGGCGTCACCTTTGCTACTGAGGAGGACACCGCAATCTTTGGTATCATGGCTCAGACCTTCTTCGTAAGTTGATTTTATCTGTTCGATAATGGAATTCAGTCTGACACATGATTACAGGGCGGTCACACTTCCGAGTGGGCTTCTCCCAAGGACCAGAACTTGTATTTCAAGGACTGGACTCTTACTGTCCTTGCTTAAACCTAAGCGCAGACTACTTTAGGCATTTGCAATGCTTGGACGCAACTATAAGGAGTTGTAAAGGGTTGTTTGCTTGTGTAATTGCTGCCTTTGCGCTTCTTTTATGGGGAATTTCCACTGTTCGAGGACTGGTTTCTCGTTCATATTTTTAATTATCATCTTGTCATTACCGCAAATTGCTGGCTCTAGAACCCTAATCTCCTCTCTTTGGATCAGCTGTTACCGCAGGTGTTTATGTTCATGTCAATATTTTGTTGTTACCGTGTGTATACAAATTTGCGGATGCATATCCTGTGGGAGGCCAAAGCTTGTCGTGGTGCCGTGTAACATACAACGTCCGAGATCATCCCTAATCTACGATCTGTACTTACATCGTCTTCAATCGTAATACATTCTCCTGTATTTGTCTTTTTCAGGTGACGAATCAAACGAATTAATAATGATTGTCCAAATGCTCCAAGTACATGCtcgctcatcatcaggTGTGGAGCACAATGCTTGCTGGATAATTAAAATCATCATATATCTAGAAGGTGCATCGATGAAAACCAAAGATACCAAGAGAGTTGGTGGGTAAGTATTTTAGTGATTACAGACGAAGGAAGAGACATGTTGGTTATTCCTGAACGATGagctcctcaaccttccaGTCCTCAAAAGAGTTGTCTAGATCGTAGCCTTAGTCTTTACTCTCTATAGCCTAAAGATGCAACGAAGACTTACCAGGAAGGTATCGCCGTATGACGAGGGGGATCTTCTTCGCGGCAAGCTCTTTGATCGCAATCTCAAGAGGATCTGATTCTCCTTCCACGGGCACAAGGACGGGGGCGTTCATACTGGAATTTGCGATGAGCACGGATAACTCTTGTCTACGGGGTTACTGCACGAAGAATGAACATACCTAATCTGCAAAGCCCTGGTACCCAGTACTCTTGCTCGCTCGTACTTTGTCATATAAGGAGTCGTCACTCGGATCTCATTAGGCTTAGCAGCCTTCCCTGTTCGGGGACGGTCGCCTTCCGGAGCACCTGATTCCTACGAGCAGATTTTCAGTCGATACACTCTCCACGCCACGAAATGTACTTCAGGATACTGCATCCAAGCTAGAAGAACTCACGATGATCATGGTTTCATCGACCTCGCCATTGGcggcctcttcctcagcaTTTTCTTCGTTCTCGTAGCTTTCGCAATCTGTCAGCAGCTGATCTACTCCCGCCTTCCTGCTTCCTCCGCATCAACCGTTCAGCACcctgctcatcatcatctttctccaccATTTCCATGCAGCATATTTTAACCCTCGCGCGACCTCTTTGCTCCATTTCCTCGTAGAAACACGAGATCTGCACTTACTTGAGGGTATCGGGGTCCACGTAGTCCTGCTCGTAGTCACCTCCTTCGAAATCGCCAGTGTCCATTCGCTCGTCGTCAGACATTGTTATGTTGTTTTCGAGATTTAGGGCTTGAAATTAGAGGGCAAGGATTGCTTAAAAAACAATAGCAGTGACAATTATGGTCGATGGTGTTAATGGGCTGCCGAATACTTGTTATATGGGCTTACAGAACGCCAAAGTGTGCGGATATGAGTTGGAGAATCGATAGTCGGCAAGGACGGAGAGAAAGAACGAGGAAAAGAATCGAAGTGAGTGATCACGTGATGTTTGGTTGACAAGTCCCCTGAGACCGTCTCATCGGACATCTTCCGAATACGTAGTATaccatcatcttcgcttATACATCCTCTTATACATCTTGCAACTGcatcttcattcttttATCTTCCACTCAATCATAACTCCTGCTCTACCAAACGTTACACCCCGAGCTATGAGGGATCCCAGGTAGAGTCACAGGATAACCCACCAATTATGCAGCTCGGCCGCTACTCTGTCTCCACCCTCCTTCCGCCTCCTATCCATTCAATCACTTTCTCTCCGGATGGACGTTTCTTTGCAGTCGCAGCAGAGAAGGGCTACGAAATATGGAAGACCTGGCCTTTAGGTCTGGTTAGACGGAGAGGTTAGTTGAATAAGCCTCTCCTTCGTGTTGTAATGTCGCCAGTGGCGAGGCTGTGTGGGATAAAAGGGCGCCGAACGATCACTGATCTTCGTTCGTAGTCCTCCCTGGAACTCTTGCTCTAGCGGTGATCCTTCCCCACGCACCATTATTAGTTCTTCAAGCAGGAGGGACGGCACCCCTCTATGCACCCAACAAAATAGTAATTTACAATGACAAGCTTGGGGAGGTCGTTGCGGAAGTCGAGTTTGGGTGCGTCACTAATACTAATGTCTGAAAGCGCAAATAGGCGATTCGCTGATTTCCATCTTTTAGTGAACGAATACGTGGAGTAGTAGCTCGACGAGGAATGATCTGTGTCGCTCTTCTCAGAAAAGTTGTTGGATTTGAATACGGCTTGGGCTCAGATGATGCAGGCAAGGGTAAAAGCAAAATGATggacagcaacagcaaTGGATTCTGGATCAAAAAAATTGGCGAGTGGGAAACTGCCAAGAATGAACAAGGCAAGTGGTATGATGAAGTTGACTCGACTAAAACTGATGATGTGAAAAGGCCTTATGGCGATGGCCACTGCACCAGGATCTACACTGTTAACCCTCCCAGGCCGTCAGCCTGGCCATGTCCAGCTGGTCCCACTTCCCCCGtgtccatcttcttcctctcctggTTCGCCTACTCGTACATCGGTTACATCTCAGACGACTTTCCGATCCCCGATCATCCTTGCTCATACTCACCCCCTTTCAACATTAGGCATCAGCCCCTCAGGATCTCACATCGTTACCACTTCTGAGCGGGGCACCTTGCTTCGAATATGGGATACATCAAGGGGAAGGCTGGAAAGGGAACTGCGGAGAGGTGTTGATCCAGCTGAGATGTGGGGTGCCACTTTTGAgcgagatgggaagggtgCAAGAGTAGCAGGATGGAGTGACAAAGGAACAATCCACGTATGGGAAAGCGACGAAAACAAGACAGGACAAAATGGAACGAGGCCGTAGGTCAAAATATACCAAAGATCAAAACCTCATGCTGACTGTTTCTTCAGAGCAACTCCATCAAATGCTTCCTTAACGGACATACTCTCCCGCAACCTCCCCTTACCCAAAtacttctcttccatcacaTCTACGGCCCAGTATCGTCTTCCTCGCAAGAACCCTCATGCATTCAGTGCAGCTTTGGGGGCTGCTGGTGTACCTTCAATGGCCATGAAAGAGGCTGTGGACTTGGAGGGCGAAAGAGGCGAAAGATTCATTGTCGGATGGATCGAAGTAGACGTGGCCGTAGAAGATCATAAAGTGGATGACAAGGATCGAGCCAAAGAAGACCCCAAAGCTCAATACCGACCATCATCTAATGTGTCGACAATGGGTAGCTTTCCTATTGGCACTCGCGAGGAACGTATGTCATTTGGTTCAGAAGGCACGAGTCGCACAGCGACCCCTTTCCAGCGGGTAGAAACACCCACGCCAGGTGGGACTAAGCTGggtcgaggacgaggacgtATGTCTGGGGGTCCCCATGTGAGACTAAAGGGCCACTCTGCCCAGCGAACTTCCTCGAATACTCTCTCTCAGAAGCGGACGGAGAAACAAATGCAGCTGATAGCTATCACTTATTCAGGTGATTGGTATCGACTGAAGATTCCCGAAGGTGCAGGACGGGGCGAAGGCTCATCTGGcggcgaggaaggaaaaacgAGTGCCAAATGCGAATTGGTAGAGTACAGACGGCTAGCAGTTGGGGGCGGAGGTTGGTAGTGATCGCTGTTCATTTTCGAATTTTTGTCATCATCACAGAATGAACCATCCATATCATGTGTGCAGACAGTTGCATTGTTGTATATTTGAGAATACCATTCTATGCATTTTATTACGAGCTATCATAAACACCTGACAAACATAACAACTACTCGAGATACTCCTTCAAACTACCTGTCACCTTTTCAATCTTGGCCAACACACCACGTGCCGCAATTTCTACGTCCTtgctttcatcttccaacaacTCCGCCAGGAACTCGCTCACAGTTTCTGGCACCAAgcccaccatctcctctgcCTGAGCGTCCCAAATGGCACTGAGGGCATCAAGAGCTGCCAACCTCACCTTGGGATCGTCAGACCTAGTAGCAAGGCATACTGCAGTGTTGAGACGTCTCAAGACGTTTTCAGCAGTGGTACTACCTGCAAGGTTCGCCAAACAGCTGGAGATGGGGCGAGGGCTctgtggagaaggagcaatgggaaggaaaagagggacTTGAGCCACGAGCTGAGGAAGGAGCTCGATCTCCAAGGCGTCAGTCCAAAAGGCGCCAGAGTCGACTTCGAAGGATTTGCCGAGGACGTTAAGGAGAAGTGTCCAGAGAGGCTCCGAGCGAACGGAGCCAGACGCAAAGGCGGGAAGAAGCTCTTGGATGTGAGGGAAAAGTATGCCCATGTAGGGTGAGAGGAGGTTCTTGAACTTGGTAAGAAGGCCCATCATCACATGGAGAAGCACAATCTTCCTTTCAGTCAAACGCCCATCGTCCGCATTCTTGCCCTCAGCCAAGTCAATAACCGCCCAGTCATACAGCCTGATGAACAGTGGCTTGAATGTAGGCTCGTTGAGCTTAGTAACCAACTCGAGGAAAGATCCGATAGCAGACTCTTCCACGTCGTTGACAACCCGTGTATCAACACCCTTGAGTTGCAATCGGTGTCTCAAGTCGAACACatccaagaagaaagcgaACACAGGCTTAAGCATGCTAGGCAAATCTTCCCTTGCCGCATTCTTCAGCGTCAACCTCAACATTTCAAAGAAACCCTTCATTTCATTGTCGCCGCCCTTTTCTTGCACTGTCTTCCAAGCTTCTATGAGGACAGGGAAAAGAGACTTCGTGCGAATTTTCTTCGCAAGTGTGGTGAACAAGGAGGCAGAGTTGGTTTCTTCGACCCTTCGATAATCGATGGTGGTGATAAGAATAGCATTGAGCTGcttggaggaaatgaaGGTAGGAATAGTCTCAATGACTGAAGAAAGGGTGACAAAGGCTTGGTTGGTAGCTGTAGCAGCCAATTTGGTAGATTTGATAAGGTTGAGGGAGGTGTCCAAGATGGACTGGATGAAGGGAATTGTTCGTGCGGCGAGACGTCGACTGTGATAGTTTTAACCTTCGGCCCTAAACTAAACAAAAATTTACTTACACTAATAGCTCAACCAACGATAAAGCAGCAACAATAACAGCACTGTCTTTGACCTTTCCAATACAGCCCACGACGGTAGGTAAAACGCTTGCCAGGGCACCATCCTCTTGAGCAATCGCAGTCTTAATTACAGACTTAACGGCCTCCAAAGCCGCATTGACAGTCGCTCCCGACGCAGCGAGCAAACCACCGATCCTCTTAAGGATCTCAGCGATAACCTTAGTGCAGCGCAAGCGGACCTCGGACTTgatgagaggaaggcgCTCGGCAAAGACACCAAGAGACATGATGATATCTTGCTCTGAGCCGTCACTAAGCAATTCTGCGGTGACTCCCAAGAAGTTGTCTGcggaaaggagaagcaTAGTGCTGGCGAGAGTCTTATGTAAATTGGAAGGAATGTCGGTAGTCGCCATAACGGGCTGAGATGTTGAAGCGGCAAGCACGATGAGCTGGCGAACAGCAGATTGTACAAGAGCTTGAGAGCAAGCTTTGCCTCGAAGCTGACCGAGAAtagaggagaggaaggaaagaaggtatGTGACCTGGCGAAGGGGCCGATCGGTCGCATCGTTCTCCGAGATACTGTCATTCAAGTCAGCTTTTATCTGACTCGCTCTTAAAAATATCACCTTAAGACGTACGTTTGGCTCAAGAATGCCTCCTTATCGGCCTTGCTGAGATCACCAATCAACCTGGCCAGCTCCTGCACGATTTCGCCAAGCACTTGGGTCTTCACTGAAACGTCGAAGGCTGCAACCAAGTTGGCGGGAAGCTCAAGGGCAGTAGACACGGATTCCTTATTTCTGCCGGCCTTAGTAGTCGCGCGATCAACAAGAAGCATGCAAACGGGGGCGAGGTAGTCAGAAGCACCGAGAGATTTGACAAGGTGGACGAAGAAACTGTGAAAGATATGTGAGCTACAGGACTTAAAGCGCTACAGTAAACAACATACGGAAGGGTGCGGTGTCGGGGCAGACGGCCAGCCATGTCGGTGAAGATACTCAAGAAAGTCAGCGACTTGGTATAGAGCTCCAAGCTGTTCTgcgccttctccttgagAGACTGCGTCATGACAGGGACGATCCTTGAGACAGTCTATAATAACACTTAACAAGGTATCTTGAAGACGTTCGTCATTGGACACTCACCTTTTCGACCACGCCGAACGTGTACGCATCATCCCTCTGGAAGTCGCTTGCGCCCATGAAGGTAAAGATGGGCATAACGTTATGCAAAACGGCGTCAGGGATAAGTCTAGCCAACTCGGACGCAACCAGCAATGCCCGCTGAGCAGTTCGAGGGTTGGTAGAGGCCCTTATGACCTTGATGACCACCTCGATACCGACGTGCGCCCTCTGGATCTCTTGGGCGTCGGTAATCCTTTCAACCAAAGCAAGAATAGCGCCAAAGACTTCCTGTTCAAGATAATCAATACCTTCCTTGACGATGAGCCGCTtggcgaggagggcggaAAGAATAGACATGAGAGATGCAACAAGAGGCGCACTGGCGGGAATGGAAGGCCAGTTGCGAGAATCAACGAAGGTGATTAGTTCATGGACCGCCTGTGTAGGCCTGTCTTCGTCTCTGCATCGATGGTCAGTTCAGAACGTAAAAATAATGCGACCGGCACGTACGCAGCATCttgcctctgcctcttcctaTTGACACTCGTCTCCAAAGGATCAGACAAATGCTCAATCAACTCAATGAGAACTCTCGGCTGGATGTCAAGCTTCTCAAGCACCTTGACGGCATCAAGAGCATCGTCGGTAGGGAGAGCATGGATACACTGGATAAGAGCAATGATGTATTCAATCTGTTGGTGAGCTTCAAGAGCGGAGAATACACCGCCAACCATCGctttgaaagagaggattCGAAGTCGGGCGATGAAACCTTCACAGCAGTGTTAGCCAAACTGATTTGCATGAAGTGACGTTAAAGACTTACGAGACGACTTTGAGGCATCCAGCAAGTTGAGAAGGAATTCCCACCCTTCCCCACCAGCTTCACCAAGAACGCTGACGCTCTGCACTCTCAAGCTGCCCATCAAAGCCTGCACGTATAGAGCTTGCTGTCCGTCAGGCAAACTGCTCAACCAAAGGCTTTCCTCGGATTTATCGTCAAAGAGACtggcgagaagagggatggCGCTTCGCAAGATAGAAGTGTCGTGCACATCAGAGAGGAGGGACAAGAGAACAAGGCGAGGGTCAATAGCTCGGTAAGAAGCCACATGGGACATGAGGAATCCAATAATTGCTCGACGGTGAGCTGACTCTTTCCTGTTTTTGCCGGATTGCATGTTGAGCACCTCGGTGTGGAAGGCTTTCAGCCTCAGACGGTCGATGACAAACTCTTCAGCGACCTCGAGGAGTGTTTCAATGTATTTCTTCCTGTCAACTGACTTGAGAAGTTGAGTCATTTCTGCACAATGAATTAATTATGCTCTCTCACAATGACGGATGTTGGAAAACAAGCTTACCAGATCGGTCACCGTAAATAGTATCCAAAGCGTAAACATCACCCATTCCCTCACCACCCTCCACGCTTCTTAAAACGTCAACCGCAACCCGTCTCACATCCTTGTCGCTATCCTGCAAAGCAATCAAAATCTGAGGCAGAACCACTTGGAAATCCACGGGTTGACCTTGCGCAGCGGGGCTGGTAGGGAGGGTAGCATAGGCGTGGATGAAAGCAAGGGCATGCTTGAGCGCTGAAATTCGCAAAGGAACGggggaagtggaagaagtccagatagaggagaagaacaaaagggCTTCTTCGCCCAGCTGGGTGAGAAGAgagcggagaagaaaatggGCAACATTAGCGGGAAGAATGGCAATGTTGGCCCAAAGGTAGATTTGCTGGGCAAAGGTCTTGTAAGAGGCATCTTTCGCCTTGCTCTCTCCGGACAACCAAACGATCTGGCCAATAGGTTTGATAACCTTGCCCATAGCTGCCAAGATACTGACAATTGCTCGCAGAGTTGTGCGGGTCTCCTCAGGCTTCTTGTAGACACTTTCCATATACTCAGTGTTGACGTTCTCATCCGCGTGCTTGAGATCCCTCAAAGAGTGGCCAGTCAATCGAGGAGAGAGGTACTTGAGAATAGAGAGAGAAGTCGAAAGTTGGCGGGGACCACGGAGGGTAAGAACAAGAGAGTGAAGAATGAGGTAAGCGAGGAGGCGtgcagaagaagtggtAGAATCGAGCTGAGCAATGAGAAAAGATatatcatcctcaaagGTGGATGAGGACAAGGTAGCTCCTGTAAAGTTGTAAAGTTGTCAGCAGTCAGCCAGCACAAACGAAGAATTTTCACTTACCAGCCAAAGCCTTGGCAATGACCAAATTCCCCTTTTGCGCACCCTTCATGccctcttcccttgccTTGCCAATCTCAGGGCCAATTGTGCTCAATTTGTCCAACTTCTTGAATCCACCGTTGAGCAGCTTCAATGCTTGGCTCTTAGTAAGAGGTTGTCGTTTTTCGGTGGAAAGGAAAatagggaaaaggagggacTCGTAAATTTGTTTTCCAGCCTCAGGGTGGGAAACTAAAAGATGTTGCGAAATGAAATCGAGATGAAGTCCAATAATATGAGAGATAGGGGAAACCGCCCAGAAAACAGGTTTGACACCGGCAATGTACTTTTCGACAGGCAAGATCTCCAATAACGATTTGGGCTCTTCATAGAGGGCGTTGACAACATTTTCATCGACATCACTCAACCTTGCCTCAAGGGCAGTAATGGAgctctcaatctcttcgCCCTTCTTGGCCATATCGATGACCGATTTGACACCAGTCACTCGACTAGAAATATCGGCA
It includes:
- a CDS encoding hypothetical protein (Match to EST gb|CF188246.1|CF188246); its protein translation is MLASIIAALPLLAFLPLSSAHAVSDGVALESRLWYERAAAALSSEAEAAGVPSGLRSRAHTSGLRRRASRHHSEAGQKLVRRKKETTQKRDGEKKKKKRSCKAKTTGLGAAATASSSSVSEEVASSAATVSNSLGAVANAATAGISSQAESSAVSSSSSNAAHVTNYAPTPTSSAAGSTITDSASAVADAWSPEISIGLSANASIDILTTYTVPDSATTAPTIAPSASASTTSSAANSSTSELSSELLPWGHGISSWTTSGGLLSYDAALKPLTAGKLPDTGNAPDGTSALCANFPAGSYGLTNSGFSFYSSGAHSGVEVDSAREVALSYAVYFEEGFGFNKGGKMPGLYGGTSLSEAKSCSGGRTTDRGSCFSARLMWRTDGAGEIYDYLPVSYTGTDDGYGESIDRGAFTWATGRWQTVAMRVKLNDVGQANGEQELFVDGQSVINISGVTFATEEDTAIFGIMAQTFFGGHTSEWASPKDQNLYFKDWTLTVLA
- a CDS encoding hypothetical protein (HMMPfam hit to RNA_pol_Rpb6, RNA polymerase Rpb6, score: 80.9, E(): 3.2e-21); the protein is MSDDERMDTGDFEGGDYEQDYVDPDTLNYENEENAEEEAANGEVDETMIIESGAPEGDRPRTGKAAKPNEIRVTTPYMTKYERARVLGTRALQISMNAPVLVPVEGESDPLEIAIKELAAKKIPLVIRRYLPDNSFEDWKVEELIVQE